One window from the genome of Bacillus weihaiensis encodes:
- the asnB gene encoding asparagine synthase (glutamine-hydrolyzing) yields MCGITGWVDFKQTIKSKQTTITKMAETLAKRGPDDTNIWADNHVLFGHKRLVVVDPTGGVQPMTRTKDENTYTICYNGELYNTEDIRKELLSRGYTFKGHSDTEVLLHSYMEWEEECVHHLNGIFAFAVWDAKKEKLFIGRDRLGVKPLFFKEENGSLLFGSELKAILAHPSVSAVLDKNGLSEIFGVGPSRTPGVGVFKGIDELRPAHAMTYTKSGLKKWRYWDVESKQHEDSLEETAENVRYLFKDAVTRQLVSDVPLCTFLSGGVDSSAITAIAAEHYQKEGKGQLHTYSIDYEDNEKYFKANEFQPNSDGPWIQKMSEEFNTNHHRSVITQQELVDHLIEATSVRDLPGMADVDSSLLWFCREIKKDFVVGLSGECADEIFGGYPWFHRPEDLASTAFPWMRSTDERISLLKPQWQDKLKLDEYVQARYQDTVNETPILDGESELETQRRQLFYLNMHWFMTNLLDRKDRMSMGASLEVRVPFADHRLVEYVWNIPWEMKMHGNREKGILRKALEGILPNEVLYRKKSPYPKTHNPEYTRLVKNWLSSLVSQKDSILHELLNEQKLNDIIETEGRAFQVPWFGQLMSGPQLLAHLAQIHVWFETYSINIDER; encoded by the coding sequence ATGTGTGGAATTACAGGCTGGGTAGATTTCAAACAAACAATTAAATCTAAACAAACAACCATTACAAAAATGGCCGAAACCTTAGCAAAAAGAGGTCCTGATGATACGAATATTTGGGCGGATAATCATGTGTTATTTGGGCATAAACGCTTAGTTGTAGTCGATCCTACTGGCGGTGTTCAACCAATGACCCGAACAAAAGACGAGAATACGTATACAATTTGTTACAATGGTGAGCTGTATAATACTGAAGATATACGAAAAGAGCTTCTTTCAAGAGGATATACTTTTAAAGGGCATTCTGATACTGAGGTGCTGTTGCATTCATATATGGAATGGGAAGAGGAGTGTGTACATCATTTAAATGGTATCTTTGCTTTTGCTGTTTGGGACGCAAAAAAAGAAAAGCTATTCATTGGAAGAGACCGTTTAGGTGTAAAGCCATTATTCTTTAAAGAAGAAAATGGCTCGCTTCTTTTTGGGTCAGAGCTAAAGGCAATTCTTGCACATCCATCTGTATCAGCTGTTTTAGATAAAAATGGACTCTCTGAAATTTTTGGAGTTGGACCATCAAGAACACCTGGAGTAGGCGTATTTAAAGGAATAGATGAGTTAAGACCAGCACATGCAATGACGTATACAAAATCAGGTTTAAAGAAATGGCGCTATTGGGATGTAGAAAGCAAACAGCATGAAGATTCACTTGAAGAAACAGCAGAAAATGTTCGCTATTTATTTAAGGATGCTGTTACGAGACAGCTTGTATCAGATGTTCCATTATGTACCTTCTTATCTGGTGGGGTCGATTCCAGTGCGATTACAGCAATCGCTGCAGAGCATTATCAGAAGGAAGGGAAAGGTCAGCTTCATACGTACTCCATTGATTATGAAGATAACGAAAAATATTTTAAAGCAAATGAATTTCAACCAAACTCAGATGGTCCGTGGATTCAAAAAATGAGTGAAGAATTTAATACGAATCATCATCGCAGTGTGATAACCCAGCAAGAGCTAGTAGATCATTTAATTGAAGCAACCTCTGTCCGTGATTTACCAGGAATGGCCGATGTTGATTCCTCGTTACTTTGGTTTTGCCGTGAGATTAAGAAGGACTTCGTTGTAGGATTATCTGGGGAATGTGCGGATGAAATCTTTGGAGGCTATCCATGGTTTCACCGTCCTGAGGATTTGGCTAGCACTGCCTTTCCGTGGATGAGATCAACAGATGAACGGATCAGTCTCTTAAAGCCACAGTGGCAGGATAAATTAAAGCTAGATGAATATGTGCAGGCAAGATATCAAGATACGGTTAATGAGACTCCGATTCTTGATGGTGAATCAGAGCTAGAAACGCAAAGGAGACAGTTGTTTTACTTAAATATGCATTGGTTTATGACCAACTTATTAGATCGCAAAGATCGTATGAGTATGGGGGCGAGCTTAGAGGTACGTGTACCATTCGCTGATCACCGACTAGTTGAATATGTGTGGAATATTCCGTGGGAGATGAAGATGCACGGAAATCGAGAAAAAGGTATTTTGCGAAAAGCACTTGAAGGAATCCTACCAAATGAAGTGCTTTATCGTAAAAAAAGTCCTTATCCTAAAACGCATAATCCTGAATATACAAGACTTGTGAAAAATTGGTTATCATCACTTGTTAGTCAAAAGGATTCAATCTTACATGAATTATTAAATGAACAAAAGCTAAACGATATTATTGAGACAGAAGGGCGAGCATTCCAGGTCCCTTGGTTCGGTCAGTTAATGTCAGGTCCACAGCTTCTTGCTCACCTTGCACAAATTCATGTATGGTTTGAAACCTATTCAATTAATATAGATGAGAGATAA
- a CDS encoding DUF2777 family protein — MSRYKRMDLLLKQKRSYITGFVDITNNQYVIYDDMNDELHLLEEINETRLEILSPNGWKSGKWLGLGKVKTDMGMFSLNSGDTVRMRKKLPLALDEMLKELPDDTFLKLIKQLNALSFSPFDCIYSYNQLIFMGNQVHKKGVSFYQFDNEDSICAIQHHFARGVHSSDRIEMTTSLGERRLLTCFY; from the coding sequence ATGAGTCGCTACAAACGTATGGATCTTTTGTTAAAACAAAAACGTTCCTACATTACTGGTTTTGTTGATATTACAAATAACCAGTATGTCATTTATGATGATATGAACGATGAACTACATTTATTAGAGGAAATTAATGAGACACGCCTTGAAATTCTTAGCCCTAATGGATGGAAGTCTGGAAAATGGCTGGGTCTTGGAAAGGTAAAAACAGATATGGGCATGTTTTCATTAAACAGTGGAGACACTGTTCGTATGAGAAAAAAACTCCCACTTGCTTTAGATGAGATGTTAAAGGAGCTTCCAGATGACACCTTTCTAAAGCTCATTAAACAATTAAACGCACTGTCCTTTTCTCCATTTGATTGTATTTATTCCTACAACCAGCTTATATTTATGGGGAACCAAGTACATAAAAAAGGGGTCTCCTTTTATCAATTCGATAATGAGGATTCAATCTGTGCGATTCAACATCATTTTGCACGTGGAGTGCACTCGTCAGATCGCATTGAGATGACAACTAGCCTAGGAGAGAGACGTCTTTTGACTTGCTTCTATTAG
- a CDS encoding YisL family protein: protein MVHAHITSWALGIILFFVAFSLFKSGKEKPFKIVHMVLRLVYVLIVITGIVVVTGVSQLSAEYIAKIVLGIWTIGAMEMVLVRSKKGKPTRVFWIQFIVVLIVTILLGVRLPLGLWSMY from the coding sequence ATGGTACATGCACACATTACGTCTTGGGCTTTAGGCATTATTCTTTTCTTCGTTGCTTTTTCACTTTTTAAGTCAGGAAAAGAAAAGCCGTTTAAAATTGTCCACATGGTATTACGTTTAGTTTATGTGTTAATTGTTATTACAGGTATTGTTGTTGTTACAGGTGTTTCTCAATTAAGCGCTGAATACATTGCAAAAATTGTTCTTGGAATTTGGACAATTGGCGCAATGGAAATGGTACTTGTTCGTTCGAAAAAAGGAAAGCCAACGAGAGTATTCTGGATTCAATTTATCGTTGTCTTAATCGTAACGATTTTATTAGGAGTTAGACTTCCATTAGGTCTTTGGAGTATGTATTAA
- a CDS encoding ABC transporter permease yields MQWWAIAKKDLRIMLKDPGAIVVLFLLPLMLITVMSFALMPVFNGGGDDVITLPIVDDDQTDQSKTFVTLLEETEGIEVISLEQADEVIKQVSNGEYAYALVIPKDFGTNMRNGEKIELLSYEDPAQANMSSIIGKAIEGVARAYEIEYIVSRMVDQQIVKINDSMEEEIQKVGEAYERQMASLLSQLNTENKDIPASTTVEEEGSIPDLTEMKEELIGSAQASFDQPSITIDSSSASGKEEWTRPDAFQQNVPGYTVMYAFFIIMFAGRSFLNERNDGTFRRVLSAPIARWQLFIGKMLPNYFIGLAQVVVLFAFGHYVFDMSLGTSFLGLALVSLTLVWASSCLGMLIAALFKTDSQISGWSVLLALTLAALGGTMVPLFIMPDVMQQIALITPHAWALNGYQDLLVRGLGVEAVLGNALALFGFGASFLLVALWKMKDER; encoded by the coding sequence ATGCAATGGTGGGCAATTGCTAAAAAGGATTTACGAATTATGCTCAAGGATCCAGGAGCAATCGTTGTGTTGTTTTTGCTACCGTTAATGCTCATAACAGTCATGAGCTTTGCATTAATGCCGGTCTTTAATGGTGGTGGAGATGACGTTATTACTTTGCCAATAGTTGATGATGACCAGACCGATCAATCTAAGACGTTTGTTACGTTACTTGAGGAAACAGAAGGCATTGAGGTGATTTCTTTAGAGCAGGCTGATGAAGTGATAAAGCAAGTAAGTAATGGGGAGTATGCATATGCTTTAGTCATTCCTAAAGATTTCGGGACCAATATGAGGAACGGTGAAAAAATAGAGTTGCTTTCATACGAAGACCCTGCACAAGCTAATATGAGCTCCATCATTGGAAAGGCTATTGAAGGAGTTGCCAGAGCCTACGAGATAGAATATATTGTGTCAAGAATGGTTGATCAGCAAATTGTGAAAATAAATGATTCAATGGAAGAAGAGATTCAAAAAGTAGGAGAAGCATACGAAAGGCAAATGGCTAGCTTACTTAGTCAATTAAACACTGAGAATAAAGACATACCTGCTTCTACAACTGTAGAGGAGGAAGGTAGTATACCAGATTTAACAGAGATGAAAGAAGAGTTAATTGGTTCAGCACAAGCCTCTTTTGATCAACCGAGTATTACAATTGATTCTTCCTCGGCATCTGGAAAAGAAGAGTGGACCCGACCTGATGCATTTCAGCAAAATGTACCAGGCTATACTGTGATGTATGCTTTTTTCATTATTATGTTTGCTGGAAGATCTTTTTTGAATGAAAGAAATGACGGGACGTTTAGACGTGTCCTATCTGCTCCGATAGCACGTTGGCAGTTATTTATTGGGAAGATGCTCCCTAATTACTTTATAGGCCTAGCTCAAGTTGTCGTGCTATTTGCTTTCGGTCATTATGTATTTGATATGTCACTAGGCACTTCCTTCCTAGGTTTAGCGTTAGTATCCTTAACTCTTGTCTGGGCTAGTTCTTGCTTAGGTATGTTGATTGCAGCGTTATTTAAAACAGATTCGCAAATATCTGGCTGGTCGGTTTTACTTGCTCTCACGTTGGCTGCTTTAGGCGGGACAATGGTTCCTTTATTTATCATGCCAGATGTTATGCAGCAAATAGCTCTCATTACTCCTCATGCATGGGCGCTGAACGGTTATCAGGATCTATTAGTACGAGGTTTAGGTGTAGAGGCAGTATTGGGTAATGCCCTTGCTTTGTTTGGATTTGGTGCTAGCTTTTTACTTGTTGCCCTATGGAAGATGAAGGATGAAAGATAG
- a CDS encoding ABC transporter ATP-binding protein, whose product MTMIKCKNVNKSFGNHQVVKDFNLAIKEGEVFGLLGPNGAGKTTTISMMTSQIYPTSGEISINGLNIVQNQLEVKKAVGIVPQDIALYPMLSAIDNLTFFGELYGIKGKKAKEKVNQLLHLVGLADRAKEPIKNYSGGMKRRINIAAALLHDPLVVFMDEPTVGIDPQSRNQIFELVNMLKENGMTIIYTTHYMEEATKLCDRVAIIDDGKIISLGTVEELVAQVHGGVIELSTVNSTEADFIEEGLKTRSFCKNIRRTGTHFELVVEDMNDNVAKLLEWFKSSQFEATITNIMNPSLETLFLYKTGKKLRD is encoded by the coding sequence ATGACGATGATTAAGTGTAAAAATGTAAACAAGTCGTTTGGGAACCATCAAGTTGTAAAGGACTTCAATCTAGCTATTAAAGAAGGGGAAGTTTTTGGACTATTAGGACCAAATGGGGCAGGTAAAACAACCACGATCTCCATGATGACCTCCCAGATATACCCAACAAGTGGAGAAATATCTATTAATGGTTTAAATATTGTACAGAATCAACTGGAGGTCAAAAAGGCTGTAGGAATAGTGCCACAGGATATCGCGCTGTATCCTATGCTTAGTGCTATAGATAATTTAACTTTTTTTGGCGAGCTATATGGTATAAAAGGTAAAAAGGCGAAAGAGAAGGTTAATCAACTTCTTCACCTAGTAGGTCTAGCTGATCGAGCTAAAGAACCAATTAAAAATTATTCGGGTGGAATGAAACGAAGAATTAATATTGCCGCTGCATTACTCCATGACCCTCTTGTTGTGTTTATGGATGAACCAACAGTAGGAATTGATCCGCAATCTAGGAATCAGATTTTTGAATTAGTGAACATGCTAAAAGAAAACGGCATGACCATCATCTATACGACTCATTATATGGAAGAAGCGACTAAGCTTTGTGATCGAGTCGCTATCATTGATGATGGAAAAATCATTTCTCTTGGAACAGTGGAAGAGCTAGTTGCACAGGTTCATGGTGGAGTCATTGAACTTTCAACAGTAAATAGTACTGAGGCTGATTTCATTGAAGAAGGATTGAAAACAAGGTCGTTCTGTAAGAATATCCGTAGAACAGGTACACATTTTGAGTTAGTTGTAGAGGATATGAACGATAACGTTGCCAAGCTTTTAGAATGGTTTAAATCTAGTCAGTTTGAGGCAACGATTACAAACATCATGAATCCCTCTTTAGAAACGCTATTTTTATATAAAACTGGGAAGAAATTAAGAGATTAA
- a CDS encoding fumarylacetoacetate hydrolase family protein, whose translation MKFVTAQIHSEEFIGILYENKVIDLHKAEKEIFELTSFPATLFECVALGDKFIQDVQQIVDKIKIDGSEGYLYPLEEVKILAPIKKPTKNIFCVGKNYREHAIEMGSEADIPSHVMLFSKAPTSVIGHLETIDPHLHITNELDYEGELAVIIGKTGKRISEADALDYVFGYTILNDITARNLQSQHKQFLLGKSLDTSCPIGPYLVHKSAIPDPYTLSVKTRVNEELRQDGHTKDMIFSIEHIISTISQGTTLEPGDIIATGTPSGVGKGFKPPRFLKPGDTVEIEIDGIGTLKNVIGEQM comes from the coding sequence ATGAAGTTTGTCACGGCACAAATACATTCTGAAGAATTTATCGGTATTTTATATGAAAACAAAGTGATTGATTTACATAAGGCTGAAAAGGAAATTTTTGAGCTAACCTCTTTTCCAGCTACTTTATTTGAGTGTGTAGCATTAGGAGATAAGTTCATACAAGATGTTCAGCAAATTGTAGATAAAATAAAAATAGATGGCTCTGAAGGATATCTTTATCCACTAGAAGAAGTCAAAATTCTTGCTCCAATTAAAAAACCTACGAAAAATATCTTTTGTGTGGGGAAAAATTATCGTGAACACGCAATTGAAATGGGAAGTGAAGCAGATATCCCAAGTCATGTGATGTTATTTTCAAAGGCTCCTACATCAGTGATTGGTCATTTGGAAACCATTGATCCTCATCTCCATATTACAAACGAGCTGGATTATGAAGGAGAGCTTGCTGTCATTATCGGTAAAACAGGGAAACGTATTAGTGAAGCAGATGCATTGGACTATGTATTTGGATATACAATCCTTAACGATATAACAGCAAGAAATCTTCAATCACAGCATAAGCAATTTTTATTAGGGAAAAGCTTAGATACTTCATGTCCAATAGGACCTTATCTTGTGCATAAATCAGCCATTCCTGATCCATATACTCTATCTGTTAAAACCCGGGTAAATGAAGAGCTTAGACAAGATGGCCATACAAAAGATATGATTTTTTCAATTGAACATATCATTTCAACCATTTCTCAAGGTACCACGCTAGAACCTGGTGATATTATTGCAACAGGAACGCCATCGGGTGTTGGGAAAGGCTTTAAACCCCCAAGATTTTTAAAGCCAGGGGATACTGTTGAAATTGAAATTGACGGTATTGGAACATTAAAAAATGTAATAGGAGAACAAATGTAG
- a CDS encoding aspartyl-phosphate phosphatase Spo0E family protein, with translation MINEIEQKRKHLIKTAKIHGMNSHETIQCSQELDVLLLQQIKKTNDKYIQAKELSACR, from the coding sequence ATGATTAATGAAATTGAACAAAAAAGGAAACATTTAATCAAAACGGCAAAAATTCATGGAATGAACTCTCATGAAACAATACAATGTAGCCAAGAATTAGACGTATTATTGCTTCAACAAATAAAAAAAACAAACGACAAATATATTCAAGCTAAAGAACTTTCTGCTTGCCGTTAA
- a CDS encoding spore germination protein: MPAIVGAFKVNSVGTSSIVHVGDVITISPYSEVKTFAGAGSFNTGDGLNIYNQNSVTNTYDNDVIDQPISGNL, encoded by the coding sequence ATGCCAGCTATTGTAGGAGCTTTTAAGGTAAATAGCGTTGGAACCAGTAGCATTGTCCATGTTGGAGATGTTATAACAATCTCTCCTTATAGTGAAGTAAAAACATTCGCAGGTGCAGGCTCATTTAACACTGGTGATGGACTTAATATATACAACCAGAACTCTGTTACAAATACGTACGATAATGATGTCATTGACCAGCCTATCTCAGGAAATCTTTAA
- a CDS encoding spore germination protein GerPB produces MNFYINQTICINYLRVGAVNNSSVLQIGSAGMIKPLTNLYNTGGFTQAAPQIETETPTGVVTGETEGILVPLSSPTA; encoded by the coding sequence ATGAATTTTTATATTAATCAAACCATTTGTATTAATTATCTACGAGTAGGCGCTGTGAATAATTCCTCTGTCTTACAAATCGGAAGTGCTGGAATGATCAAACCTCTCACTAATTTATATAATACGGGTGGATTTACTCAAGCCGCTCCACAGATTGAAACAGAAACTCCTACAGGCGTTGTTACTGGCGAAACGGAAGGAATTCTTGTCCCACTTTCTTCGCCAACAGCTTAG
- the gerPC gene encoding spore germination protein GerPC — MYNNETMKYLQQLHQYVQHQDEKIKQLTTFIQELRSEIERLKTQPVTNIEKIEYKFDQLKVEQLDGTLNIGLNPTDPEQIDNFDVQQKGMNVNGIHQQLRQQLFTQCSQDMKHFLNNECVHMIQQAEKQHGVSLDDPHRKHIIEDIRKQIDSRIQYYINGQVLTEQDSLLEKKQEVMSKVQHDVEKSIMHFLTHLPKNSN; from the coding sequence ATGTACAATAACGAGACGATGAAATACTTACAGCAGCTCCATCAATATGTCCAACATCAGGATGAAAAGATCAAACAATTAACAACATTCATTCAGGAGCTACGTTCCGAAATAGAGCGTTTAAAAACTCAACCTGTAACTAATATTGAAAAAATTGAATATAAATTCGACCAACTAAAGGTTGAACAATTAGATGGCACTTTAAACATTGGCTTAAATCCTACCGATCCCGAACAAATTGACAATTTTGATGTGCAGCAAAAAGGAATGAATGTGAATGGAATTCACCAGCAGCTTCGCCAACAGCTTTTCACACAATGTAGTCAAGATATGAAACACTTTTTAAACAATGAATGTGTACACATGATTCAACAGGCCGAAAAGCAGCATGGAGTCAGCTTAGATGACCCTCATCGAAAACATATTATTGAAGATATACGCAAGCAAATAGACAGTCGCATCCAATATTACATCAACGGTCAAGTATTAACTGAGCAAGATTCCTTACTTGAGAAAAAACAAGAAGTAATGTCAAAGGTACAGCATGACGTCGAGAAATCAATCATGCATTTCCTGACCCATCTTCCTAAAAATAGCAACTGA
- a CDS encoding spore gernimation protein GerPD, with protein MNFTVVNHDLQVGAIKVVGVSSSSVFLVGDTNTISLSSVFDTPPESLIIGPLVPLAPQ; from the coding sequence ATGAACTTCACGGTTGTAAACCATGATCTGCAAGTTGGAGCAATCAAAGTGGTGGGTGTCTCCAGTTCTTCCGTTTTTTTAGTTGGGGATACAAACACAATTTCTCTTTCCTCTGTATTTGATACACCACCTGAATCATTAATTATTGGTCCATTAGTACCATTGGCTCCACAATGA
- a CDS encoding spore germination protein GerPE: MISRYSQVTSAYVNSIGISSVFHIGDSQQVTPSVKVLAIQREEERYYESEGDLSNYPIFSEEIPKPINYEKLTTNFFHEKPKINVSSIHVTAISSSGVFHIGSTRDIMCETRTKHFRQLKDLNG; this comes from the coding sequence ATGATTAGTCGATATTCACAAGTTACATCTGCTTATGTAAATTCAATTGGGATTAGCTCTGTTTTTCATATTGGGGATTCACAACAAGTAACACCTTCAGTAAAGGTCCTTGCCATTCAACGGGAGGAAGAAAGATATTATGAATCAGAGGGAGATCTCTCAAACTATCCAATCTTCTCTGAAGAAATACCAAAGCCAATCAATTACGAAAAGCTGACCACAAATTTTTTCCACGAAAAACCTAAAATCAATGTTTCATCGATTCATGTCACCGCCATTTCAAGTTCAGGGGTATTCCATATTGGATCGACAAGAGATATCATGTGTGAAACACGCACAAAGCATTTTCGCCAGTTAAAAGATTTAAATGGATAA
- a CDS encoding spore germination protein, whose translation MPAIVGPIKINSVGGGVVNFGDSFYLSPKSQSKSASGSGGGSTGDFHIINNGVSATNLIDPDVTDQNMVANN comes from the coding sequence ATGCCAGCTATTGTAGGACCTATAAAGATTAACAGTGTTGGTGGAGGAGTCGTCAATTTTGGGGATTCATTTTATTTATCACCGAAAAGCCAATCAAAATCCGCTTCAGGCTCAGGTGGAGGAAGCACAGGTGATTTTCATATTATCAACAACGGAGTAAGTGCAACGAATTTAATTGATCCAGATGTAACAGATCAAAACATGGTTGCGAATAATTAA
- a CDS encoding HNH endonuclease: protein MAKKEIGQCELCGREEVETTIHHLTPKEMGGTFMPTAKLCIPCHKQVHALYTNEELASRLSTIEELRTDDKLRSFVKWIRKQPSSKLVSIRKSNERKQKGRK, encoded by the coding sequence ATGGCGAAAAAAGAAATTGGGCAGTGTGAGCTTTGTGGGAGGGAAGAAGTTGAGACAACCATCCACCACTTAACACCGAAGGAAATGGGTGGGACCTTTATGCCAACTGCAAAGCTTTGTATTCCTTGTCATAAACAAGTACATGCACTTTATACGAATGAAGAGCTTGCTAGCAGGCTGTCTACAATAGAAGAATTGAGGACAGATGACAAACTAAGAAGCTTTGTGAAGTGGATTAGAAAGCAACCGTCGAGTAAGCTTGTGTCGATACGAAAATCGAACGAACGAAAGCAAAAAGGAAGAAAATAA